In the Aerosakkonema funiforme FACHB-1375 genome, one interval contains:
- a CDS encoding dicarboxylate/amino acid:cation symporter gives MIEAESKTSHWWQRIPLYLQIAIALILAVSVGILLGGGNPAAGNIALINNLAVPCDLVLKILRALATPLILLAVVHTFLTANIPGTAGRRLFVLLLTNTTVAILIGLLVANILQPGKWGQIRAPEGSADNIKNLDPWALLQNMVPSSVVEPLVNNNVLQIIVIALSFGIVLRALKKEQVASNKINYEALEWVIGTLFDAVVRILEWVIALIPLAVFGIVAKTVALEGFTPFKSLGALIIAVLVALFLQACYYLIRVKIGSWVNPLQFLTGGFDAFMTAFSTSSSTVTMPITFRVLQEKIGLRESSASLGALVGSNFNNDGTALYEAMAALFIAQVLNRNLDLLQQLIVVLTSVFASVGAAGIPNAGLVTMTLVFSSVGLPTQYIALLITVDWFLDRCRTAINVMGDMTVSALLDGKQKKPDVEMIGSESEQLE, from the coding sequence ATGATAGAGGCTGAAAGCAAAACTAGCCACTGGTGGCAGCGTATACCACTCTATTTGCAGATTGCGATCGCCCTGATCCTGGCAGTGTCGGTAGGGATTTTATTGGGTGGGGGAAACCCCGCAGCAGGTAATATCGCCCTCATTAACAACCTTGCAGTTCCCTGCGACTTGGTGCTGAAGATTTTGCGTGCCCTCGCTACACCATTGATTTTGTTAGCAGTAGTCCACACATTCCTCACCGCCAACATTCCCGGAACCGCAGGAAGACGTCTGTTCGTCTTGCTATTAACGAATACCACAGTTGCGATTCTGATCGGTCTTTTAGTTGCCAATATCTTGCAACCGGGCAAATGGGGTCAGATCCGTGCCCCAGAGGGGTCAGCTGACAACATTAAGAATCTCGATCCTTGGGCATTACTGCAAAATATGGTGCCTAGTTCCGTTGTTGAACCCCTTGTGAATAACAACGTCCTTCAAATTATCGTTATCGCTCTCAGTTTTGGAATTGTGCTGCGTGCTTTGAAAAAAGAACAAGTTGCCAGCAACAAAATAAACTATGAGGCACTTGAGTGGGTAATCGGCACTTTATTCGACGCAGTGGTACGCATTTTGGAATGGGTGATTGCCCTCATACCCCTGGCAGTTTTTGGTATCGTTGCCAAAACAGTTGCTTTAGAGGGTTTCACACCATTTAAATCTCTGGGTGCTTTAATTATCGCCGTGCTGGTGGCGCTATTTTTGCAAGCCTGCTACTACTTGATCCGGGTAAAAATTGGTTCCTGGGTAAATCCGCTACAGTTCTTAACAGGTGGATTCGATGCGTTTATGACAGCGTTTTCGACTTCTTCCTCAACTGTGACAATGCCCATCACATTTCGGGTTTTGCAAGAAAAAATTGGTTTGCGAGAATCTTCCGCTTCTTTGGGGGCATTAGTCGGCAGCAATTTCAACAACGACGGTACAGCACTTTACGAAGCGATGGCGGCTTTGTTTATTGCCCAAGTTTTGAATCGAAATCTCGATTTGTTGCAGCAGTTAATTGTGGTGTTAACCTCCGTTTTTGCTTCTGTGGGTGCAGCTGGCATTCCCAATGCGGGGTTGGTAACAATGACGCTAGTGTTTAGTTCGGTTGGTTTGCCAACACAGTACATTGCTTTGCTGATTACTGTAGACTGGTTTCTCGATCGCTGTCGCACGGCGATTAACGTTATGGGCGATATGACTGTCAGCGCTTTGCTTGATGGCAAGCAAAAAAAGCCAGATGTTGAAATGATTGGCTCTGAATCAGAGCAACTAGAATAA
- a CDS encoding thermonuclease family protein gives MSSPFYRPILGNFVIIGKQPDGDSIRFVADNPNLYQYLHRAYRIKPSRVDGSVQLRLEGIDAPETHYGKAAQPLGKEARDRFLDWIGFKNIEYKKNEVLNSEPNTVPGAILTKAADANGRPISYVILQTDGLEDQKWVMVDDELLEKTANYHMISTGYAYYTVYTSTPFTHRQLLRRVAETAREKKLGIWKKDTTSEFILDDAEDIGPKGQLILPKLFRRCTDYLKAVEDGFRGNLEDWLIDTSKMLSRNENDRLVLKDSTEVRLSEILEQRNSKIVFQADLLDITFVEK, from the coding sequence ATGTCATCACCTTTTTATCGCCCAATTCTAGGTAATTTTGTGATTATCGGCAAGCAACCTGATGGAGATTCCATCCGCTTTGTTGCAGATAATCCCAATCTTTATCAATACCTTCACCGCGCTTATCGCATTAAGCCTTCCCGTGTGGACGGTAGCGTACAATTACGTCTGGAGGGAATCGACGCACCCGAAACTCATTACGGCAAAGCCGCTCAACCTTTGGGCAAAGAAGCACGCGATCGCTTTTTAGACTGGATTGGTTTTAAAAATATTGAATACAAAAAGAACGAAGTTCTCAATTCCGAGCCGAATACTGTACCGGGAGCTATTCTGACAAAGGCAGCCGATGCTAACGGTCGTCCTATTTCTTATGTAATTCTACAAACAGACGGTTTAGAAGATCAAAAATGGGTGATGGTTGATGATGAACTGTTAGAAAAAACAGCAAACTACCATATGATTTCTACAGGATATGCTTATTATACGGTTTATACTTCTACACCGTTCACTCATCGGCAGCTACTGCGTAGAGTAGCTGAAACTGCGCGAGAAAAAAAACTTGGTATTTGGAAAAAAGATACAACAAGCGAGTTTATTTTAGATGATGCAGAAGATATAGGCCCTAAAGGACAATTAATTCTGCCCAAGCTGTTCCGTCGTTGTACAGATTATTTAAAAGCTGTAGAAGATGGCTTTCGCGGCAATTTAGAAGATTGGCTAATCGATACATCTAAAATGCTTTCGCGCAACGAGAACGATCGCTTGGTTCTGAAAGATTCTACAGAAGTGCGGCTAAGCGAAATTTTGGAGCAAAGAAACAGCAAAATAGTTTTCCAAGCAGATTTACTTGACATCACTTTCGTGGAAAAATAG
- a CDS encoding slipin family protein has product MGQTIGLLVFLGYLILSGLKLDREYQRGVIFRLGRSKGIMGPGMYWVIPFVDQKTQVDIRTKTVNIEPQETVTADSVTIRVNAVLYYRILDAMKAITKVENYEMAVYQTALTTLRNVVGQNMLDDVLQNRDKINTKVQEIVDEITEPWGIVIERVEMKDVEIPPNMQRAMAKEAEALREKRARIIKAAAEQEASIKLAEASRNISANPAALELRRLQMLTEIGAENNTTTIIMMPSDIVQAAKTLPAMLANNNQTALPKGNETEALPFQPEVFLNSGKRVAEDDLSDQS; this is encoded by the coding sequence ATGGGACAAACAATAGGTCTTTTAGTATTCCTCGGTTATCTCATCCTTTCCGGTCTGAAACTAGACCGGGAATATCAACGGGGCGTTATCTTTCGCCTGGGTAGAAGTAAGGGAATAATGGGGCCAGGTATGTACTGGGTTATTCCCTTTGTAGACCAAAAAACCCAGGTGGATATTCGCACCAAAACTGTGAATATCGAACCGCAAGAAACGGTCACTGCTGATAGCGTTACGATTCGAGTTAATGCTGTACTCTATTACCGAATTCTTGACGCGATGAAAGCGATTACTAAAGTCGAGAATTATGAAATGGCGGTTTATCAAACAGCATTGACGACTTTACGCAATGTCGTCGGGCAAAATATGCTGGATGATGTATTGCAAAATCGGGATAAAATTAACACGAAAGTGCAAGAAATTGTTGATGAAATCACCGAACCTTGGGGAATCGTGATCGAACGGGTGGAAATGAAAGATGTGGAAATTCCCCCTAATATGCAGCGGGCGATGGCAAAAGAAGCCGAAGCATTGCGAGAAAAACGCGCTCGGATAATTAAAGCTGCGGCTGAACAGGAAGCTTCCATTAAGTTAGCGGAAGCCTCCCGAAATATTTCTGCTAATCCGGCGGCGTTGGAGTTACGAAGATTGCAAATGCTAACGGAAATTGGGGCAGAAAATAACACAACAACGATTATTATGATGCCGTCGGATATTGTGCAAGCTGCTAAAACTTTACCTGCAATGCTGGCTAATAATAATCAGACAGCTTTGCCGAAAGGGAATGAAACTGAAGCACTTCCTTTTCAGCCAGAAGTATTTCTTAACAGCGGGAAGCGAGTTGCGGAGGACGACCTCTCAGACCAGTCATAA
- a CDS encoding FAD-dependent hydroxylase, whose product MALEQLAETLSTPQLGYDCDLAIVGGGIAGLTLACALKDSGLKIILMEAKPQSVAAAKGQAYNISLLSERIFQGIGIWDKILPQIVTYRHIRLSDTDHPGVVQFYPTDLGTEALGYVAEHQVLLTCLQELAQNCPNVSWLCPAEVIKAEYQADAVELEVATVGEISKSKIRTRLLIGADGAKSRIRESAGIRTRGWQYWQSCVVATIKTEKPHNNTAFERFWPSGPTGILPLPGNRCRVVWTAPHAEAEALRVLDEKEFIEKLERRMGGLLGRLELEGSRFLFKVQLMQSDRYTLPRLALIGDAAHCCHPVGGQGINMGIRDAGALAEIIQTAHQQGKDIGDIQVLKRYESWRKRENLAILGFTDFLDRVFSNNWLPVVAMRRFGLWILRTVPPIKVYALQLMTGLRGRPPQLASRC is encoded by the coding sequence ATGGCCCTGGAACAGCTAGCTGAAACCCTATCCACACCGCAACTGGGCTATGACTGCGACTTAGCCATCGTCGGCGGCGGTATTGCCGGACTCACCCTCGCCTGTGCCTTAAAAGACTCCGGGCTGAAAATAATCCTGATGGAAGCAAAACCTCAGTCTGTCGCGGCGGCAAAAGGACAAGCTTATAACATTTCCCTGCTTTCGGAACGAATTTTTCAAGGAATCGGCATTTGGGACAAAATATTGCCCCAAATCGTCACTTATCGACATATTCGTCTATCAGATACCGACCATCCCGGTGTGGTGCAATTTTACCCCACCGATTTGGGCACAGAGGCGCTGGGCTATGTCGCAGAACACCAAGTCCTGCTGACTTGCTTGCAGGAGTTAGCGCAAAATTGCCCGAATGTCTCGTGGCTGTGTCCGGCTGAAGTGATAAAAGCTGAATATCAAGCCGATGCTGTGGAATTAGAAGTTGCTACGGTCGGAGAAATATCAAAATCCAAAATCCGCACCCGCTTGCTGATAGGCGCAGATGGTGCCAAATCGCGCATCCGCGAATCCGCTGGTATCCGCACTCGCGGTTGGCAGTATTGGCAATCTTGCGTTGTGGCTACAATTAAAACAGAGAAACCGCACAATAACACTGCTTTTGAGCGTTTTTGGCCTAGCGGCCCAACAGGAATTTTACCGCTACCGGGAAATCGCTGTCGCGTAGTTTGGACTGCACCTCACGCGGAAGCGGAAGCGTTGAGAGTATTAGACGAAAAGGAATTTATCGAGAAACTGGAACGCCGGATGGGCGGACTGTTGGGGCGTTTGGAGTTGGAGGGGTCGCGATTTTTGTTTAAAGTGCAGTTGATGCAGAGCGATCGCTACACTCTCCCCAGATTAGCTTTAATTGGCGACGCCGCCCACTGCTGCCACCCCGTCGGCGGACAGGGAATTAATATGGGAATTCGCGATGCAGGTGCTTTAGCTGAAATTATCCAAACTGCCCACCAACAAGGCAAAGATATCGGCGATATCCAAGTCCTCAAACGCTACGAAAGTTGGCGAAAACGAGAAAACCTAGCCATTTTGGGATTTACAGATTTTCTCGATCGCGTTTTTTCTAACAATTGGTTACCAGTAGTCGCCATGCGTCGATTCGGCTTATGGATACTCCGAACAGTTCCGCCAATTAAAGTTTATGCACTGCAACTTATGACTGGTCTGAGAGGTCGTCCTCCGCAACTCGCTTCCCGCTGTTAA
- a CDS encoding trifunctional serine/threonine-protein kinase/ATP-binding protein/sensor histidine kinase, with translation MTVQPLPQYHICENFNKLLGKYRLTEELYTGERTIVYRAVPEEWGKEFPSVVLKLLHQEYPTFNDLLLFRNQYTIAKNLNVSGIVRPFCLEHYRNGYILVMEDFGGISLRNYTKNKILSLIEVLEIAQQMALILHEIHLNQVIHKDIKAANILINPTTKKVKIIDFGIASLLPKETQEIKNPNSLEGTLAYLAPEQTGRMNRGIDYRADFYALGVTIFELLTGKLPFDSQDPMELLHCHLAQQPPNIHSINPQVPAVVAAIVTKLMAKNAEDRYQSALGLKYDLEICLNHLKSTGKIVNFSIAQRDTSDRFIIPEKLYGREKEVNTLLEAFVRVACLEDDRIANGTAEIMLVAGFSGIGKTALVNEVHKPITRQKGYFIKGKFDQFNRNIPFSAFVQSLRDLMGQLLSESDAQLAAWRTKLLEALGENGQVLIEVIPELEIIIGKQSPAQELSGTAAQNRFNLLFQKFLQVFTAKEHPLVMFLDDLQWADLASLQLIKLLMEDKSYLLLLGAYRDNEVSPVHPFILMVEELKKAGKTVNKITLTPLAFEDTNQLVADTFLCSSERSRPLSELIARKTKGNPFFTTQFLKALSEDGQITFNREQGYWECDIAQINALSLTDNVVEFMAQQLQKLPNETQQILKLSACIGNQFDLNTLSIVSEKSAADAAMALWKALQEGMILPQTEVYKFYVSHDDTDAKVNNIENVAYRFLHDRVQQAAYSLIEPAQKQATHLKIGTLLLANLSFTQREERIFEIVNHLNIGSTLITETTRKEELARLNLLAGTKAKASTAYSGALTYIKAGMELLPTNCWERYYELTFALFKERAEVEYLNGNFEQAEIWLQQTVENAKTPLEKAEVYNMSIVQYTLQAKYPEAIQSGRQALALIDIDLPEENLDRVRDAELALAEKTLKNRSFSELADLPIMGEAEKKMAIKLLISMGPPTYRSHQRLWSVICAKAINLCLQYGNTPEIGYIYPAFGGLRGYALDNYQGTGELLDVTLKLMQGFNNKSAESVGYLMIGSSLRHWSHPLKVASEDYLSSYKVGLESSNLQYAAYAFGHNMYCRFYQSIRLQELCDEIATSLAFSQKYKNQWAIDLFIGGQRIVSELMGTTVEWNESEYLEQCRQHKNWQVICIYNILKSQVLFFYGRLEEAFHYGEQAEREIINVAPQGLLPYAHHCFIYALLLLARYPEISKNQRLEYWQKISNYQKKLEIWSQNSPANFLHLCDLVKAEMARISGNYLEAITNYDRAISGAKANEYIQEEALANELAAKFYLAWSKEKVAAGYMQEAYYCYARWGAKAKTDDLEKRYPELLQPILQQQKHHLNPLATLAKVSGISLHTVTSSYNSGSTSISDALDFTSVLKAAQAISSSIKLDELLKQLTQIILQNSGADRCILLFPTENQWQVRAITTPDITELRSESIDNYPHLPIALIQYVKNTRKMVVIDDLKTDLPLIDNYLLQHQPKSALCLPVLNQGDLVGILYLQNQTTTGVFTSDRILVLNFLCTQAAISLQNAQLYQQAQQTLTDLKQAQLQIVQSEKMSALGNLVAGVAHEINNPVGFISGNLTEAKTCLEDLIEHFNLYRDKFTPTPEIKYHAEQIDLEYVLSDLPKMFSSMQLGCDRIKNISTSLRTFSRADKDYQVSFNIHEGIDSAIMILKHRLKGNDSRPQIQIIKEYGEIPIIECFPGQLNQVFMNILANAIDMFDDMGQNYSFAYFTKNPQRITIKTEVLKKSNRVAINIKDNGLGMDENVKSRIFEHLFTTKAVGKGTGLGLTIARQIVEEKHGGSIHCYSRPGEGTEFIIQLPIAK, from the coding sequence ATGACTGTCCAACCATTGCCTCAATATCATATATGTGAAAATTTCAACAAACTGTTAGGCAAATACCGTTTAACAGAGGAACTTTATACGGGTGAACGCACCATTGTTTATCGAGCGGTGCCGGAAGAGTGGGGTAAAGAATTTCCATCTGTAGTGCTGAAGTTACTACACCAAGAGTACCCCACTTTTAACGACTTGCTCCTATTTCGCAATCAGTATACGATTGCCAAAAATCTGAATGTTTCAGGAATTGTCCGTCCCTTTTGTTTAGAGCATTATCGCAACGGTTATATTTTAGTGATGGAAGATTTTGGGGGTATTTCCCTACGAAATTATACTAAAAATAAAATTTTATCATTGATAGAAGTATTAGAAATCGCCCAACAAATGGCGTTAATTTTACATGAAATCCACCTTAATCAAGTAATTCATAAAGATATTAAAGCAGCGAATATATTAATTAATCCTACCACTAAAAAGGTAAAAATAATTGATTTTGGCATTGCTTCATTATTACCAAAAGAAACTCAAGAAATCAAAAATCCCAATAGTTTGGAAGGAACATTAGCCTATTTAGCACCAGAACAAACTGGACGCATGAATCGCGGCATTGATTATCGCGCTGATTTCTATGCTTTAGGTGTAACTATATTTGAATTATTAACCGGAAAATTACCTTTTGATTCCCAAGATCCAATGGAATTGTTGCATTGTCATCTTGCTCAACAACCGCCAAATATTCACAGTATTAACCCTCAAGTCCCAGCGGTAGTAGCAGCAATTGTAACTAAATTGATGGCGAAGAATGCAGAAGACCGCTATCAGAGCGCTTTGGGATTGAAGTATGACTTGGAAATTTGTTTAAATCATTTAAAATCAACAGGTAAAATCGTTAATTTTTCGATCGCACAAAGGGATACATCAGACCGATTTATCATTCCTGAAAAACTTTACGGAAGAGAAAAAGAAGTAAATACGCTTTTGGAAGCGTTTGTGCGCGTAGCGTGTCTGGAAGACGATCGCATTGCCAATGGCACAGCTGAAATAATGTTAGTAGCGGGATTTTCAGGGATTGGTAAAACCGCCCTTGTCAATGAAGTCCACAAACCAATTACTCGCCAGAAAGGGTATTTCATCAAAGGCAAATTTGACCAATTTAATCGCAACATCCCCTTCTCTGCATTTGTACAAAGTTTGCGGGATTTAATGGGTCAATTATTGTCAGAATCAGACGCGCAATTGGCTGCTTGGCGAACTAAGCTTTTAGAAGCGCTGGGAGAGAATGGCCAGGTTTTGATTGAAGTAATTCCCGAACTAGAAATAATTATTGGCAAACAATCACCAGCGCAAGAATTATCGGGAACAGCGGCACAGAATAGGTTTAATTTGCTATTTCAAAAATTTCTTCAAGTCTTTACAGCAAAAGAACATCCGTTAGTAATGTTTCTGGATGACTTACAGTGGGCAGATTTGGCTTCCTTACAGTTGATAAAATTGCTAATGGAGGATAAGAGCTATTTACTTTTGTTGGGAGCTTATCGAGACAATGAAGTTTCACCTGTTCACCCATTTATATTAATGGTAGAGGAACTCAAAAAAGCAGGTAAAACAGTTAACAAAATTACCCTCACCCCCCTAGCTTTTGAAGATACGAATCAGTTGGTTGCCGATACTTTCCTTTGTTCAAGTGAGCGTTCGCGCCCCCTGAGTGAATTAATCGCTCGCAAAACCAAAGGTAATCCCTTTTTCACTACACAGTTTCTCAAGGCGTTATCCGAAGATGGGCAGATTACCTTTAATCGCGAACAAGGTTATTGGGAATGCGATATTGCCCAAATCAATGCGCTATCGCTCACCGATAATGTGGTCGAATTTATGGCACAGCAGTTACAGAAATTGCCGAACGAAACCCAACAAATACTTAAGTTATCTGCTTGTATTGGCAACCAGTTTGATTTAAATACACTATCAATTGTGTCAGAAAAATCAGCAGCAGATGCAGCGATGGCTTTGTGGAAAGCCTTGCAGGAAGGAATGATTCTGCCGCAAACTGAAGTTTATAAATTTTATGTAAGTCATGACGATACAGATGCGAAGGTTAACAATATTGAAAATGTTGCTTATCGTTTTTTGCACGATCGAGTTCAACAAGCCGCCTATTCTCTAATTGAACCAGCACAAAAGCAAGCCACCCATCTCAAAATCGGTACTTTGCTTTTAGCAAATTTATCATTTACACAAAGAGAAGAACGTATTTTTGAAATAGTCAATCATTTAAATATTGGCAGCACATTAATTACCGAAACAACTCGCAAAGAAGAACTAGCAAGGCTGAATCTGTTGGCAGGGACTAAAGCGAAAGCTTCTACAGCATACTCTGGCGCTTTGACATACATTAAGGCAGGGATGGAACTTTTACCTACTAATTGCTGGGAACGCTATTACGAACTTACCTTTGCGTTATTTAAAGAACGAGCCGAAGTTGAGTATTTGAATGGGAACTTTGAGCAAGCAGAAATTTGGCTTCAGCAAACAGTCGAAAATGCAAAAACACCGCTCGAAAAAGCCGAAGTTTACAATATGTCCATCGTACAATATACCCTGCAAGCCAAGTACCCAGAGGCAATACAGTCTGGTCGCCAAGCGCTGGCTTTAATTGATATAGATTTACCTGAAGAAAACCTCGATCGAGTCCGAGATGCAGAACTCGCGCTGGCTGAAAAAACATTAAAAAATCGCTCATTTTCTGAGTTAGCTGATTTGCCAATTATGGGAGAAGCAGAAAAAAAGATGGCAATTAAGCTATTAATTAGTATGGGGCCTCCTACCTATCGTTCTCATCAAAGATTGTGGTCTGTAATTTGTGCCAAAGCGATCAATTTATGCTTGCAATATGGAAATACACCGGAGATTGGATATATTTACCCGGCTTTTGGTGGTTTACGAGGATATGCTTTGGATAATTATCAAGGTACAGGCGAGTTACTGGATGTTACTCTCAAGTTAATGCAAGGCTTTAACAATAAATCAGCCGAGAGTGTTGGTTACCTAATGATTGGTAGCTCTTTGAGACATTGGTCACATCCGTTAAAAGTCGCTAGTGAAGATTATCTTTCCTCTTATAAAGTGGGTTTAGAGTCTAGTAATTTGCAATATGCAGCTTACGCTTTTGGGCATAATATGTATTGCCGCTTCTATCAAAGTATTCGCCTGCAAGAACTGTGCGATGAAATTGCAACATCATTAGCCTTCAGTCAGAAATATAAAAATCAGTGGGCGATCGATCTTTTTATAGGCGGTCAGAGGATCGTTTCTGAATTGATGGGGACAACTGTTGAGTGGAATGAATCGGAATATCTGGAACAGTGCCGCCAGCATAAAAACTGGCAAGTAATTTGTATTTACAATATTCTCAAAAGTCAGGTTCTTTTCTTTTATGGGCGGCTGGAGGAAGCATTCCACTACGGTGAACAAGCCGAACGAGAAATTATCAATGTTGCACCTCAAGGATTGCTGCCATACGCTCATCATTGCTTTATTTATGCCTTGCTGCTTTTGGCACGATATCCAGAAATATCTAAAAATCAAAGATTAGAGTATTGGCAAAAAATATCGAATTATCAGAAAAAATTGGAAATTTGGTCGCAAAATAGTCCAGCTAATTTTCTTCATCTCTGTGATTTAGTTAAGGCTGAAATGGCTCGAATTTCTGGTAATTATTTAGAGGCGATAACCAATTACGATCGCGCCATATCTGGAGCCAAAGCTAACGAATACATCCAAGAAGAAGCCCTCGCCAACGAACTCGCTGCTAAATTTTACCTGGCTTGGAGTAAAGAGAAAGTTGCCGCAGGCTATATGCAAGAAGCCTACTACTGTTATGCCCGGTGGGGAGCAAAAGCCAAAACTGATGACTTGGAAAAACGCTATCCCGAACTACTTCAACCCATCCTTCAGCAACAAAAACACCACCTAAATCCGCTAGCAACCTTAGCAAAAGTCAGCGGTATTTCACTACATACGGTAACTAGCTCATATAATAGTGGTAGCACGAGTATTTCTGATGCTTTGGATTTTACCTCAGTTCTCAAAGCTGCTCAAGCTATCTCCAGCAGTATTAAACTTGATGAATTACTCAAGCAACTGACTCAAATTATCTTGCAAAACTCTGGTGCAGATCGATGTATCTTGCTGTTCCCTACTGAAAATCAATGGCAAGTGAGAGCTATTACCACACCCGACATTACAGAATTACGCTCGGAATCGATAGATAATTATCCTCATCTTCCTATTGCCCTAATTCAGTATGTCAAAAACACGCGAAAAATGGTTGTGATTGATGACTTAAAAACAGATTTACCCTTAATTGATAATTATCTGTTGCAACATCAGCCAAAAAGCGCTTTGTGTTTGCCTGTCCTCAACCAAGGAGATTTGGTAGGGATTTTGTACTTGCAGAATCAAACAACGACAGGAGTATTTACGAGCGATCGCATCCTCGTCCTTAACTTTCTCTGCACTCAAGCGGCAATTTCTTTACAAAATGCTCAACTCTATCAACAAGCGCAACAAACTTTGACTGACCTCAAACAAGCTCAATTACAAATCGTACAAAGTGAAAAAATGTCTGCTTTGGGCAATTTAGTAGCTGGGGTAGCGCACGAAATTAATAACCCAGTTGGGTTTATTTCTGGTAATTTAACAGAAGCTAAAACCTGTTTAGAGGATTTAATTGAACACTTCAATTTGTATCGCGATAAATTTACTCCTACTCCAGAAATAAAATACCATGCAGAACAGATAGATTTAGAGTATGTTTTGTCGGATTTACCGAAAATGTTTAGTTCTATGCAGCTAGGCTGCGATCGCATTAAAAATATTAGTACCAGTCTCCGCACTTTCTCTCGCGCTGACAAAGACTATCAAGTATCTTTTAATATTCACGAAGGGATTGATAGCGCAATTATGATTCTTAAACATCGCCTCAAAGGAAATGATAGCCGACCCCAAATTCAAATTATAAAAGAATATGGTGAAATTCCAATAATCGAATGTTTTCCCGGCCAATTAAACCAGGTATTTATGAATATTTTGGCCAATGCGATCGATATGTTTGATGACATGGGTCAAAACTATTCGTTTGCATATTTCACGAAGAATCCGCAACGAATTACAATTAAAACGGAAGTGCTGAAAAAGTCAAACCGAGTTGCTATTAATATTAAAGATAATGGTTTGGGAATGGACGAAAACGTTAAATCCCGAATATTTGAACATTTATTTACTACGAAAGCAGTGGGTAAAGGCACAGGTTTGGGATTGACGATCGCCCGTCAAATCGTTGAAGAAAAACATGGTGGCTCTATTCATTGCTATTCTAGGCCCGGAGAGGGTACTGAATTTATAATTCAGCTTCCAATTGCAAAGTAA